The following are encoded together in the Lysobacter silvisoli genome:
- a CDS encoding ABC-type transport auxiliary lipoprotein family protein gives MTTRPLAPRRLLGAALLLALAGCSLLGDKPKERSTIYAPDPRVQADPSWPQASWQLSLTPPSAARMIDSLRIAVRPTPNELQVYKGANWAKPPGEMLQDALLRALEDSGRIGAVARQGSGIAADYKLVLDLRRFESDYAGEELPSATIEVSAKLLHSSDQRIAAARTFVQRQRATSTAVPDVVNAFDGALSALTRDMGGWILSSGNEHERSEHSRPAARR, from the coding sequence ATGACCACGCGCCCCCTCGCCCCCCGCCGCCTGCTCGGCGCCGCGCTGCTGCTGGCCCTGGCCGGTTGCTCGCTGCTGGGCGACAAGCCCAAGGAACGCTCCACCATCTACGCGCCGGACCCGCGCGTGCAGGCCGATCCGTCCTGGCCGCAGGCGAGCTGGCAGCTGTCGCTGACCCCGCCCAGCGCCGCGCGCATGATCGACAGCCTGCGCATCGCGGTACGGCCCACGCCCAACGAGCTGCAGGTCTACAAGGGCGCCAACTGGGCCAAGCCGCCGGGCGAGATGCTGCAGGACGCGCTGCTGCGCGCGCTGGAGGATTCCGGCCGGATCGGCGCGGTCGCGCGCCAGGGCAGCGGCATCGCCGCCGACTATAAGCTGGTGCTGGACCTGCGCCGTTTCGAATCCGACTACGCCGGCGAGGAACTGCCTTCGGCCACCATCGAGGTCAGCGCCAAGCTGCTGCACAGCAGCGACCAGCGCATCGCCGCCGCGCGCACCTTCGTCCAGCGCCAACGCGCGACCAGCACCGCGGTGCCCGACGTGGTGAACGCCTTCGACGGCGCGCTGTCGGCGCTGACCCGCGACATGGGCGGCTGGATCCTGAGCAGCGGCAACGAGCACGAGCGCAGCGAGCATTCGCGGCCGGCGGCGCGGCGCTGA